From a single Glycine soja cultivar W05 chromosome 19, ASM419377v2, whole genome shotgun sequence genomic region:
- the LOC114400180 gene encoding B2 protein-like: MENMQSFWQLGDELRGHSKASEDHKWLMVASKLAEQTRLKGERVNNLDLSKGPIETRSRDKFGFQEENKFDSLNLSMLNLDSKFTENVSKSSLRNGVYGMNAVYQKNNANLVSNVISNKYNGSIQHNKEINNNTGNNINTNESNNTNATDKRFKTLPAAETLPRNEVLGGYIFVCNNDTMQEDLKRQLFGLPPRYRDSVRAITPGLPLFLYNYTTHQLHGIFEAASFGGSNIDPTAWEDKKCKGESRFPAQVRIRVRKLCKALEEDSFRPVLHHYDGPKFRLELSVPETLDLLDLCEQAGSAA, from the exons ATGGAAAACATGCAGAGCTTCTGGCAATTGGGTGATGAACTCCGTGGGCACTCAAAAGCATCGGAGGATCACAAGTGGTTAATGGTTGCCTCGAAACTGGCCGAACAGACAAGATTGAAGGGGGAGCGTGTGAACAACCTTGATCTTTCAAAGGGACCCATTGAAACAAGGTCAAGGGATAAATTTGGGTTCCAGGAAGAGAACAAATTTGATTCTCTTAACTTGAGCATGTTGAACCTGGACTCTAAATTTACTGAGAATGTGAGCAAAAGCTCACTTCGAAATGGTGTTTATGGTATGAATGCAGTGTATCAGAAAAACAATGCAAACTTGGTGAGTAATGTGATCAGTAACAAGTACAATGGCAGTATTCAgcataacaaagagatcaacaACAACACTGGCAACAACATCAACACCAATGAAAGCAACAACACAAATGCAACTGACAAAAGGTTTAAGACCTTGCCTGCTGCGGAGACACTCCCCCGCAATGAGGTGCTTGGAGGATACATCTTTGTCTGTAACAATGACACAATGCAGGAAGACTTGAAACGTCAGCTATTTG GTTTGCCTCCAAGGTATCGAGATTCTGTTAGGGCAATAACACCAGGGCTACCTTTATTTCTTTATAACTATACTACTCATCAGCTGCATGGTATTTTTGAG GCAGCAAGTTTTGGTGGCTCTAACATAGATCCAACTGCCTGGGAGGATAAAAAATGCAAAGGGGAATCAAGGTTTCCAGCTCAG GTAAGAATCCGTGTCAGGAAGCTCTGCAAGGCATTGGAAGAAGATTCTTTCAGGCCAGTATTGCATCATTATGACGGGCCAAAGTTTCGTCTTGAACTGTCAGTTCCAGAG ACTCTGGATCTGTTGGACCTATGTGAACAAGCTGGTTCAGCAGCATAA